One genomic segment of Ehrlichia chaffeensis str. Arkansas includes these proteins:
- the dapA gene encoding 4-hydroxy-tetrahydrodipicolinate synthase → MYSLMGVFTALITPFKDDFSIDENAFCHLIEEQISNNIHGLVPCGTTAECPTLSFEEYCKVIELCVKITNKRVPIIAGSSSNSTQEAIKRTLYVQSLNVDAALVVVPYYNRPSDEGIYQHFKAVHDATNLPIIAYNIPNRSAIDASDALLARILSLPRIIGLKDSTGDVSRPLNLKLLLNKEVVLFSGDDSTCLGFYAQSGSGGRTGCISVVSNVIPKIHADMHNAFLANNMKEAMNANLSVFKLAKALFCQSSPAPTKYAMSLIKNISPAVRLPLVELTQENKLKVEKTLKELKLI, encoded by the coding sequence ATGTACAGCCTTATGGGTGTTTTTACGGCATTAATTACACCATTTAAGGATGATTTTTCTATAGATGAAAACGCGTTTTGTCATCTAATTGAAGAACAAATCAGTAATAATATTCATGGTTTAGTTCCATGCGGCACTACTGCAGAATGTCCTACTTTAAGCTTTGAAGAGTACTGCAAAGTAATCGAATTATGTGTTAAAATCACAAATAAACGTGTCCCCATAATAGCTGGATCAAGCTCAAATTCTACACAAGAAGCTATTAAACGCACGTTATATGTTCAGTCTCTAAATGTAGATGCAGCTTTAGTAGTTGTACCATATTACAATAGACCAAGTGATGAAGGAATATATCAACATTTTAAAGCAGTACATGATGCAACTAACCTTCCCATTATTGCATATAATATACCTAATAGATCTGCTATTGATGCAAGCGATGCATTACTTGCACGAATTTTATCTTTGCCTAGAATAATAGGGCTTAAAGATTCAACTGGAGATGTAAGTAGGCCTCTTAATTTAAAATTATTACTAAATAAAGAAGTAGTTTTATTCTCAGGTGATGATTCTACATGCTTAGGGTTCTATGCTCAAAGTGGTAGTGGTGGTAGGACTGGATGCATTTCTGTTGTTTCAAATGTGATACCTAAAATACATGCTGATATGCACAATGCATTCCTTGCTAATAATATGAAAGAAGCTATGAATGCAAATTTATCAGTATTTAAATTAGCAAAAGCATTGTTTTGTCAGTCAAGCCCTGCACCAACAAAATATGCTATGAGCTTAATTAAAAATATCTCACCAGCAGTAAGGTTGCCATTAGTGGAATTAACTCAAGAAAACAAATTAAAAGTTGAAAAAACGCTAAAAGAATTAAAGTTAATTTAA
- a CDS encoding phage major capsid protein: protein MTTSMLEIQESLHNLTSSWEEFKNLNEKKLSDISKKSSTYPSILEKLEKTESMLEIQNERLDQLEISSQRPVTHDNKHYNEDYNYKTFTQYLCKGTNLQGQSSVVQPLDESYFIPHNISSYIETNLTKNSVMRQLCSIEKISGDSLDCFIRNNNEKSVNWRTSNNVEDTESPKIDKITINLHELYTQPKITKKLLEDSTIDVASWLINHLVDDFSRAENTAFISGDGNNKPYGILTYASDIENNTITSTTLNSDIIIKLYYSLDEYFSRKAAFIMHRSVLQEIRSLKLASGQYIWHPGLTSGSPDTLMGLPVYQTSDMPQLDNKTLPTIALADFKNAYKIVENRSIKTLRDPFTSKPFVKFYTTKRVGGAVINKNAIKFLTIK, encoded by the coding sequence ATGACAACATCAATGCTAGAAATTCAAGAATCACTACATAATCTTACATCTTCATGGGAAGAGTTTAAAAATCTAAATGAAAAAAAATTATCAGATATAAGTAAAAAAAGTTCTACATACCCATCCATATTAGAAAAATTAGAAAAAACAGAAAGCATGCTAGAAATACAAAATGAAAGATTGGATCAATTAGAAATATCATCACAGCGCCCTGTTACCCATGATAACAAACACTATAATGAAGATTATAATTATAAAACGTTCACACAATACCTATGTAAAGGCACTAATCTTCAAGGTCAAAGTAGTGTTGTGCAGCCCTTAGATGAATCGTACTTTATACCACATAACATATCATCTTATATAGAAACAAATCTAACTAAGAACTCAGTAATGCGTCAATTATGTTCTATAGAAAAAATATCTGGAGATAGTTTAGACTGCTTTATCAGAAACAACAATGAAAAGTCTGTTAACTGGAGAACAAGCAATAACGTAGAAGATACAGAATCACCAAAAATTGATAAAATTACTATCAATTTACATGAATTATATACTCAACCAAAAATAACAAAGAAATTACTAGAAGATTCTACTATAGATGTAGCCAGCTGGTTAATTAATCACTTAGTTGATGATTTCAGCAGAGCAGAAAATACCGCTTTTATATCTGGTGATGGAAACAACAAGCCATATGGTATCTTAACATATGCTTCAGACATAGAAAATAACACCATAACATCTACAACACTAAATAGTGATATAATTATCAAACTTTATTATTCACTTGATGAATATTTCTCCAGAAAGGCAGCATTCATAATGCACAGAAGTGTACTACAAGAAATTAGATCTTTAAAGTTAGCATCTGGCCAATATATATGGCATCCAGGACTAACATCAGGAAGTCCTGACACATTAATGGGGTTACCAGTATATCAAACATCCGATATGCCTCAATTAGACAATAAAACATTACCAACCATAGCACTTGCAGACTTTAAAAATGCATATAAGATAGTAGAAAACCGTTCAATTAAAACATTAAGAGATCCTTTTACAAGCAAACCCTTTGTCAAGTTTTATACAACAAAACGAGTAGGAGGAGCAGTCATTAATAAAAATGCTATAAAATTTTTAACAATAAAATAA